From the genome of Populus alba chromosome 10, ASM523922v2, whole genome shotgun sequence, one region includes:
- the LOC118059680 gene encoding BTB/POZ and MATH domain-containing protein 3 has product MDDFKADIDKKSCSKSINETVNGSHQFTIKGYSLAKGMGAGKCIPSDVFSVGGYDWGVYFYPDGKNPEDNSMYVSVFIALASEGTDVRALFELTLVDQSGKGKHKVHSHFDRALESGPYSLKYRGSMWGYKRFFRRTTLETSDYLKDDCLIMNCTVGVVRTHLEGPKQYSISVPPSDMGQGLKELLESEAGCDIAFQVGDATFKAHKLILAARSPVFRAQFFGLVGDPKMDKVAVKDVDPLIFKAMLLFIYTDKLPDVHEITGSTSMCTSTNMVQHLLAVSDLYNLDRLKLLCESKLCEELSAETVAITLALAEQHQCVQLKAICLKFAANPENLGEVMQSEGFRHLEESCPSMLCELLKTFASGDENTSLLSGRKRSGSSMLGLDLATDGAPEESANPNGRRLRRRF; this is encoded by the exons ATGGACGATTTCAAGGCAGATATTGATAAGAAGTCATGTTCGAAGTCAATAAACGAGACGGTGAATGGGTCTCACCAGTTTACGATAAAGGGGTATTCATTAGCGAAGGGAATGGGAGCTGGGAAATGCATACCGAGTGATGTTTTCAGTGTAGGTGGTTATGATTGGGGGGTTTATTTTTACCCAGATGGGAAAAACCCTGAAGATAACTCGATGTATGTGTCGGTTTTTATTGCATTAGCGAGCGAAGGAACGGATGTTAGGGCTTTGTTTGAGTTGACGCTGGTGGATCAGAGTGGGAAAGGGAAGCATAAAGTGCATAGTCATTTTGATCGTGCGTTGGAGAGTGGACCTTATTCGCTGAAATACAGAGGGAGCATGTG GGGTTACAAACGTTTCTTCCGAAGGACAACCTTGGAAACTTCTGATTATCTGAAGGACGACTGCCTTATCATGAATTGCACTGTTGGAGTTGTCAGAACACATCTTGAAGGACCGAAACAGTACTCCATTTCTGTTCCGCCTTCAGACATGGGTCAGGGTCTTAAAGAACTCCTGGAGTCTGAAGCTGGCTGTGACATAGCTTTCCAGGTTGGTGATGCAACATTTAAAGCTCATAAGTTGATCCTTGCTGCTCGTTCACCTGTTTTCAGAGCTCAGTTTTTTGGACTTGTTGGGGATCCTAAAATGGATAAAGTAGCAGTGAAGGATGTTGATCCTTTGATATTCAAG GCAATGCTTCTGTTTATATACACGGACAAACTTCCTGATGTACATGAGATAACGGGTTCAACATCGATGTGCACATCCACCAATATGGTACAGCATCTGTTGGCTGTCTCTGACCTTTACAATTTAGATCGGTTGAAATTGTTATGTGAATCAAAGTTGTGCGAGGAGCTAAGTGCCGAGACAGTAGCAATAACATTGGCGTTGGCTGAGCAGCACCAGTGTGTGCAACTCAAGGCCATCTGTTTGAAATTTGCAGCAAATCCAGAGAACTTGGGAG AGGTAATGCAGTCAGAAGGGTTCCGGCACTTAGAGGAGAGCTGCCCTTCAATGTTATGTGAGTTGCTGAAGACATTCGCATCAGGAGATGAGAACACGAGTCTTCTGTCTGGTAGGAAGAGGAGTGGCAGCAGCATGCTTGGGCTCGATTTAGCGACTGATGGGGCTCCAGAAGAATCAGCAAATCCCAATGGCAGGCGTCTGAGGAGGCGGTTTTAG
- the LOC118059678 gene encoding uncharacterized protein — MSAGDKSAKPAKMRWGELDEEDGEDLDFLLPPKQVIGPDENGIKKVIEYKFNDDGNKVKITTTTRVRKLAKARLSKRAVERRNWSKFGDAIHEDVGSRLTMVSTEEILLERPRAHGAKADETKMAGDNLAQLGKGGAVLMVCRTCGKKGDHWTSRCPYKDLAQPPETFIDKPAATETAMAATGATKGAYVPPSMRAGAERTVGSDMRRRNEENSVRVTNLSEDTREPDLLELFRTFGPVSRVYVAIDQKTSVSRGFGFVNFVSKEDAERAINKLNGYGYDNLILRVEWATPRTN, encoded by the exons ATGTCTGCAGGAGACAAATCAGCGAAGCCAGCCAAGATGCGTTGGGGAGAACTAGACGAGGAAGACGGGGAAGATCTAGACTTTTTATTACCTCCCAAACAAGTGATTGGGCCTGATGAGAACGGGATAAAAAAAGTGATTGAGTATAAATTCAACGACGATGGTAATAAGGTTAAAATTACTACCACCACGCGAGTTCGCAAGCTCGCCAAGGCTCGGTTGAGCAAGCGGGCCGTGGAGAGGCGAAACTGGTCCAAGTTCGGAGATGCCATTCATGAGGATGTTGGTAGCAGGCTTACCATGGTTTCTACTGAAGAAATCTTGCTTGAAAGGCCTAGAGCTCATG GTGCCAAAGCAGATGAAACCAAGATGGCTGGAGATAACTTGGCTCAGCTAGGTAAAGGAGGGGCTGTTCTCATGGTTTGCAGAACTTGTGGTAAGAAAGGTGATCACTGGACATCACGATGCCCATACAAGGATCTTGCTCAACCACCTGAAACCTTTATCGACAAACCTGCTGCAACGGAGACAGCTATGGCTGCCACTGGAGCAACCAAGGGTGCTTATGTCCCGCCAAGCATGAGGGCAGGTGCAGAGAGAACCGTTGGATCAGATATGAGGCGCAGGAATGAAGAAAATTCAGTTCGGGTTACTAATTTATCAGAGGACACTAGGGAGCCTGATTTGCTTGAACTATTCCGCACATTTGGTCCAGTGAGTCGTGTCTATGTTGCTATTGACCAGAAGACCAGTGTCAGCAGGGGCTTTGGTTTTGTCAACTTTGTAAGCAAGGAAGATGCTGAGAGGGCAATAAACAAGCTCAACGGATATGGTTATGACAATCTAATTCTTCGAGTCGAATGGGCAACACCCAGAACAAACTAG
- the LOC118059679 gene encoding ultraviolet-B receptor UVR8 isoform X2, with protein sequence MRDWFLCGVIYRVLCRKGRRFRLRLLSGRRCMRGRMFVVAVAVSPWPFLETPEAFPLPTEASIVKAAAGWAHCVAATDTGEVYTWGWKECIPSGKVFGDPSGVGGSAKDAFERQNLFFTEQVSPRSQGSRSSSGSGNLSGVDGRGSGDESTKRRRISSAKQAAESSSAGDETLSALPCLVTLNPGVRVATVAAGGRHTLALSDIGQVWGWGYGGEGQLGLGSRIRMVSSPHPIPCIDSAYGKDRAVVLSRGGMTSEGQSFRVPGSHVKGIACGGRHSAVITDAGALLTFGWGLYGQCGQGSTDDELSPTCVSSLLGIRIEAVAAGLWHTVCVSADGDVYSFGGNQFGQLGTGGDQAETLPRLLEAPSLENIHAKTVSCGARHSAIITEDGKVFCWGWNKYGQLGLGDVIDRNIPSQVTIDGCVPKTVACGWWHTLLLAESPT encoded by the exons ATGAGAGATTGGTTTTTATGTGGGGTTATTTACCGGGTGCTTTGCCGCAAAGGTCGCCGATTTCGTCTCCGCTTGCTGTCAGGTCGACGGTGTATGCGTGGAAGGATGTTTGTGGTGGCGGTTGCGGTTTCGCCATGGCCATTTCTG GAAACTCCCGAGGCTTTCCCTCTCCCAACTGAGGCTTCCATTGTAAAAGCTGCTGCTGGTTGGGCGCATTGTGTAGCAGCTACAG ACACTGGAGAAGTCTATACATGGGGATGGAAAGAATGTATTCCCTCAGGGAAAGTCTTTGGAGATCCATCAGGGGTGGGAGGATCAGCAAAGGATGCGTTTGAAAGACAGAATCTGTTTTTTACAGAACAAG TCAGCCCTCGCTCGCAAGGTTCGAGGTCTAGCAGTGGAAGTGGAAACTTGTCTGGGGTTGATGGTAGAGGAAGTGGAGATGAAAGTACAAAGAGGCGGAGAATATCATCAGCAAAACAAGCAGCCGAAAGCTCATCTGCCGGAGATGAAACACTCTCAGCATTGCCATGCCTAGTAACTCTTAACCCAGGAGTGAGGGTTGCCACTGTTGCTGCTGGCGGGCGCCACACTTTAGCATTGTCAG ATATAGGACAGGTGTGGGGTTGGGGCTATGGTGGCGAAGGGCAGCTTGGTTTGGGCTCCCGGATACGTATGGTGTCCTCTCCTCATCCCATACCTTGCATTGACTCTGCTTACGGAAAAGATAGAGCTGTAGTGCTTTCTCGAGGGGGCATGACTTCAGAGGGACAGAGTTTTAGAGTTCCTGGAAGTCATGTTAAGGGAATTGCTTGTGGAGGTCGACACAGTGCGGTAATTACAG ATGCTGGAGCACTACTTACTTTTGGCTGGGGACTTTATGGACAG tgtGGTCAAGGAAGCACAGATGATGAGTTAAGCCCAACTTGTGTATCTTCTTTGCTGGGCATTAGGATAGAGGCAGTTGCAGCAGGGTTATGGCATACCGTTTGTGTTTCTGCTGATGGCGATGTCTACTCATTTGGTGGGAATCAGTTTGGACAGTTGGGAACTGGTGGTGACCAGGCAGAG ACTCTCCCCAGACTCTTGGAAGCTCCAAGCTTGGAAAATATACATGCGAAAACAGTTTCTTGTGGGGCTCGGCACAGTGCTATAATCACAG aGGATGGAAAAGTATTCTGTTGGGGATGGAACAAGTATGGCCAG CTTGGCTTGGGTGATGTGATTGACCGCAACATTCCTTCTCAAGTTACCATCGATGGCTGTGTCCCTAAAACTGTAGCATGTGGCTGGTGGCATACCCTTCTTCTAGCCGAGTCGCCTACTTGA
- the LOC118059679 gene encoding ultraviolet-B receptor UVR8 isoform X3, whose translation MDMQKGYYFSLPFKANKKSGKLITWGSTDDLGQSYVTSGKHGETPEAFPLPTEASIVKAAAGWAHCVAATDTGEVYTWGWKECIPSGKVFGDPSGVGGSAKDAFERQNLFFTEQVSPRSQGSRSSSGSGNLSGVDGRGSGDESTKRRRISSAKQAAESSSAGDETLSALPCLVTLNPGVRVATVAAGGRHTLALSDIGQVWGWGYGGEGQLGLGSRIRMVSSPHPIPCIDSAYGKDRAVVLSRGGMTSEGQSFRVPGSHVKGIACGGRHSAVITDAGALLTFGWGLYGQCGQGSTDDELSPTCVSSLLGIRIEAVAAGLWHTVCVSADGDVYSFGGNQFGQLGTGGDQAETLPRLLEAPSLENIHAKTVSCGARHSAIITEDGKVFCWGWNKYGQLGLGDVIDRNIPSQVTIDGCVPKTVACGWWHTLLLAESPT comes from the exons ATGGACATGCAAAAAGGCTACTATTTCTCGCTTCCCTTCAAAGCTAATAAAA AGTCTGGAAAGCTCATTACATGGGGTTCAACAGATGATCTAGGTCAAAGCTATGTCACATCCGGGAAGCATGGG GAAACTCCCGAGGCTTTCCCTCTCCCAACTGAGGCTTCCATTGTAAAAGCTGCTGCTGGTTGGGCGCATTGTGTAGCAGCTACAG ACACTGGAGAAGTCTATACATGGGGATGGAAAGAATGTATTCCCTCAGGGAAAGTCTTTGGAGATCCATCAGGGGTGGGAGGATCAGCAAAGGATGCGTTTGAAAGACAGAATCTGTTTTTTACAGAACAAG TCAGCCCTCGCTCGCAAGGTTCGAGGTCTAGCAGTGGAAGTGGAAACTTGTCTGGGGTTGATGGTAGAGGAAGTGGAGATGAAAGTACAAAGAGGCGGAGAATATCATCAGCAAAACAAGCAGCCGAAAGCTCATCTGCCGGAGATGAAACACTCTCAGCATTGCCATGCCTAGTAACTCTTAACCCAGGAGTGAGGGTTGCCACTGTTGCTGCTGGCGGGCGCCACACTTTAGCATTGTCAG ATATAGGACAGGTGTGGGGTTGGGGCTATGGTGGCGAAGGGCAGCTTGGTTTGGGCTCCCGGATACGTATGGTGTCCTCTCCTCATCCCATACCTTGCATTGACTCTGCTTACGGAAAAGATAGAGCTGTAGTGCTTTCTCGAGGGGGCATGACTTCAGAGGGACAGAGTTTTAGAGTTCCTGGAAGTCATGTTAAGGGAATTGCTTGTGGAGGTCGACACAGTGCGGTAATTACAG ATGCTGGAGCACTACTTACTTTTGGCTGGGGACTTTATGGACAG tgtGGTCAAGGAAGCACAGATGATGAGTTAAGCCCAACTTGTGTATCTTCTTTGCTGGGCATTAGGATAGAGGCAGTTGCAGCAGGGTTATGGCATACCGTTTGTGTTTCTGCTGATGGCGATGTCTACTCATTTGGTGGGAATCAGTTTGGACAGTTGGGAACTGGTGGTGACCAGGCAGAG ACTCTCCCCAGACTCTTGGAAGCTCCAAGCTTGGAAAATATACATGCGAAAACAGTTTCTTGTGGGGCTCGGCACAGTGCTATAATCACAG aGGATGGAAAAGTATTCTGTTGGGGATGGAACAAGTATGGCCAG CTTGGCTTGGGTGATGTGATTGACCGCAACATTCCTTCTCAAGTTACCATCGATGGCTGTGTCCCTAAAACTGTAGCATGTGGCTGGTGGCATACCCTTCTTCTAGCCGAGTCGCCTACTTGA
- the LOC118059676 gene encoding mannose-1-phosphate guanylyltransferase 1: protein MKALILVGGFGTRLRPLTLSVPKPLVEFANKPMILHQIEALKAIGVTEVVLAINYQPELMLNFLKDFETKLEIKITCSQETEPLGTAGPLALARDKLIDGSGEPFFVLNSDVISEYPLKQMIEFHKVHGGEASIMVTKVDEPSKYGVVVMEESTGKVERFVEKPKIFVGNKINAGIYLLNPSVLDRIQLRPTSIEKEVFPKIAAEDKLYAMVLPGFWMDIGQPRDYITGLRLYLDSLRKNSSSKLANGPHIVGNVLVDETAKIGEGCLIGPDVAIGPGCIVESGVRLSRCSVMRGVRIKKHACISSSIIGWHSTVGQWARVENLTILGEDVHVCDEIYSNGGVVLPHKEIKSSILKPEIVM, encoded by the exons ATGAAGGCACTGATCCTTGTTGGAGGGTTTGGAACACGGTTGAGGCCGTTGACTCTCAGTGTCCCTAAACCACTTGTTGAATTTGCCAACAAACCTATGATCCTGCATCAG ATAGAGGCTCTCAAGGCTATTGGAGTGACTGAAGTTGTTTTGGCTATCAACTACCAACCTGAG TTGATGTTGAACTTCCTGAAGGATTTTGAGACAAAGCTTGAGATTAAGATCACGTGCTCACAAGAGACTGAGCCACTTGGCACTGCTGGTCCTTTGGCATTGGCAAGAGACAAGTTAATCGATGGTTCTGGTGAACCATTTTTTGTTCTCAATAGTGATGTTATCAGTGAATACCCACTCAAACAAATGATAGAATTCCACAAAGTCCATGGTGGGGAGGCTTCCATAATGGTGACCAAG GTGGATGAACCATCAAAGTATGGTGTTGTGGTTATGGAAGAATCCACGGGAAAAGTTGAGAGATTTGtggaaaaaccaaaaatatttgttgGTAACAAAATCAATGCCGGAATTTATCTGTTGAACCCATCTGTTCTTGATAGAATTCAACTGAGGCCCACCTCAATTGAGAAAGAGGTCTTCCCGAAAATTGCAGCGGAGGACAAGCTCTACGCAATGGTGCTTCCAGGGTTTTGGATGGACATTGGACAACCAAGAGACTATATTACTGGCCTAAGACTCTATCTAGATTCCCTTCGAAAGAATTCCTCATCTAAGTTGGCCAATGGTCCCCATATTGTGGGAAATGTTTTGGTGGATGAGACTGCCAAGATTGGAGAGGGTTGTTTGATTGGACCTGATGTTGCAATAGGACCAGGATGCATTGTTGAGTCTGGAGTTAGACTCTCTCGTTGCTCTGTGATGCGTGGAGTTCGCATCAAGAAGCATGCTTGCATATCTAGCAGTATCATCGGATGGCACTCCACCGTTGGGCAATGGGCCCGTGTAGAGAACTTAACAATCCTCGGAGAAGATGTCCATGTTTGTGATGAAATTTACAGCAACGGAGGTGTGGTTTTACCCCACAAAGAGATCAAATCAAGCATTTTGAAGCCAGAGATAGTTATGTGA
- the LOC118059679 gene encoding ultraviolet-B receptor UVR8 isoform X1: protein MNGEGKEEAVKMEVNNERLVFMWGYLPGALPQRSPISSPLAVRSTVYAWKDVCGGGCGFAMAISESGKLITWGSTDDLGQSYVTSGKHGETPEAFPLPTEASIVKAAAGWAHCVAATDTGEVYTWGWKECIPSGKVFGDPSGVGGSAKDAFERQNLFFTEQVSPRSQGSRSSSGSGNLSGVDGRGSGDESTKRRRISSAKQAAESSSAGDETLSALPCLVTLNPGVRVATVAAGGRHTLALSDIGQVWGWGYGGEGQLGLGSRIRMVSSPHPIPCIDSAYGKDRAVVLSRGGMTSEGQSFRVPGSHVKGIACGGRHSAVITDAGALLTFGWGLYGQCGQGSTDDELSPTCVSSLLGIRIEAVAAGLWHTVCVSADGDVYSFGGNQFGQLGTGGDQAETLPRLLEAPSLENIHAKTVSCGARHSAIITEDGKVFCWGWNKYGQLGLGDVIDRNIPSQVTIDGCVPKTVACGWWHTLLLAESPT, encoded by the exons ATGAATGGGgagggaaaggaagaagcagtGAAAATGGAGGTGAACAATGAGAGATTGGTTTTTATGTGGGGTTATTTACCGGGTGCTTTGCCGCAAAGGTCGCCGATTTCGTCTCCGCTTGCTGTCAGGTCGACGGTGTATGCGTGGAAGGATGTTTGTGGTGGCGGTTGCGGTTTCGCCATGGCCATTTCTG AGTCTGGAAAGCTCATTACATGGGGTTCAACAGATGATCTAGGTCAAAGCTATGTCACATCCGGGAAGCATGGG GAAACTCCCGAGGCTTTCCCTCTCCCAACTGAGGCTTCCATTGTAAAAGCTGCTGCTGGTTGGGCGCATTGTGTAGCAGCTACAG ACACTGGAGAAGTCTATACATGGGGATGGAAAGAATGTATTCCCTCAGGGAAAGTCTTTGGAGATCCATCAGGGGTGGGAGGATCAGCAAAGGATGCGTTTGAAAGACAGAATCTGTTTTTTACAGAACAAG TCAGCCCTCGCTCGCAAGGTTCGAGGTCTAGCAGTGGAAGTGGAAACTTGTCTGGGGTTGATGGTAGAGGAAGTGGAGATGAAAGTACAAAGAGGCGGAGAATATCATCAGCAAAACAAGCAGCCGAAAGCTCATCTGCCGGAGATGAAACACTCTCAGCATTGCCATGCCTAGTAACTCTTAACCCAGGAGTGAGGGTTGCCACTGTTGCTGCTGGCGGGCGCCACACTTTAGCATTGTCAG ATATAGGACAGGTGTGGGGTTGGGGCTATGGTGGCGAAGGGCAGCTTGGTTTGGGCTCCCGGATACGTATGGTGTCCTCTCCTCATCCCATACCTTGCATTGACTCTGCTTACGGAAAAGATAGAGCTGTAGTGCTTTCTCGAGGGGGCATGACTTCAGAGGGACAGAGTTTTAGAGTTCCTGGAAGTCATGTTAAGGGAATTGCTTGTGGAGGTCGACACAGTGCGGTAATTACAG ATGCTGGAGCACTACTTACTTTTGGCTGGGGACTTTATGGACAG tgtGGTCAAGGAAGCACAGATGATGAGTTAAGCCCAACTTGTGTATCTTCTTTGCTGGGCATTAGGATAGAGGCAGTTGCAGCAGGGTTATGGCATACCGTTTGTGTTTCTGCTGATGGCGATGTCTACTCATTTGGTGGGAATCAGTTTGGACAGTTGGGAACTGGTGGTGACCAGGCAGAG ACTCTCCCCAGACTCTTGGAAGCTCCAAGCTTGGAAAATATACATGCGAAAACAGTTTCTTGTGGGGCTCGGCACAGTGCTATAATCACAG aGGATGGAAAAGTATTCTGTTGGGGATGGAACAAGTATGGCCAG CTTGGCTTGGGTGATGTGATTGACCGCAACATTCCTTCTCAAGTTACCATCGATGGCTGTGTCCCTAAAACTGTAGCATGTGGCTGGTGGCATACCCTTCTTCTAGCCGAGTCGCCTACTTGA